A portion of the Oxynema aestuarii AP17 genome contains these proteins:
- a CDS encoding cofactor assembly of complex C subunit B, giving the protein MDLPVISSTFLLTLLLGVGLFFFIRASVKDRTEEMTFRVVNSEEATLKQVQDYFEQRAYRLAKVDPENNRVTYEGFVRPSWFLASFLTLLAAIGLLCLSLVWWTVLPKGGVWFLCVLLLSPLAGWFYWKNAARPERVAVAIASAPSDRDTESESAASELEIVLIGHRDELATFRQTLHWPLK; this is encoded by the coding sequence ATGGATCTGCCTGTTATTTCCTCTACCTTCTTGCTGACGCTGTTGTTAGGGGTGGGTTTGTTCTTCTTCATTCGGGCGTCGGTCAAAGACCGTACCGAAGAGATGACCTTCCGGGTCGTCAACTCCGAAGAAGCAACCCTCAAGCAAGTTCAGGATTATTTCGAGCAACGCGCCTATCGTTTGGCGAAGGTCGATCCGGAAAACAACCGGGTCACTTACGAAGGATTCGTGCGTCCGAGTTGGTTCCTCGCCAGCTTTTTAACCCTCCTGGCGGCGATCGGCTTGTTATGTCTGTCCTTGGTCTGGTGGACCGTTCTCCCGAAAGGGGGTGTCTGGTTTCTCTGCGTGCTGTTGTTGTCTCCTTTGGCGGGGTGGTTCTATTGGAAAAATGCCGCCCGTCCCGAACGAGTCGCCGTGGCGATCGCCTCGGCGCCGAGCGATCGCGATACCGAAAGCGAGTCCGCAGCATCGGAACTCGAAATCGTGTTAATCGGTCATCGAGACGAGTTGGCCACCTTTCGTCAAACCCTCCACTGGCCCTTAAAATAG
- a CDS encoding NAD(P)-dependent oxidoreductase, with translation MKTTRSRLAQASMKNREDLPTERIKIVKVAFLGTGLMGLPMARRLLTHGIETIAYNRTPEKLDPLRAAGATVVESSRDALQRCDCAVLMLTDARAIREVVLSGSARDTVKGRAIVQMGTIAPEESRSLAREVSDLGGEYLEAPVLGSIPEAKAGNLLVMVGSTAPQFDRWRPLLQHFGEDPRYIGEVGAAAAVKLALNQLIAALTAAFSLSLGFVRRQGADVDAFMEILRQSALYAPTFDKKLSRMSDRDYENPNFPTKHLLKDTKLFLGESQSLGLDDRALDAVREILEAAIARNLAEMDYSALFEVVDPPR, from the coding sequence TTGAAGACGACCCGATCGCGTCTCGCGCAAGCGAGCATGAAAAATCGCGAAGATTTGCCAACGGAAAGGATAAAGATCGTGAAAGTAGCATTTCTCGGCACCGGATTAATGGGTCTACCCATGGCCCGACGTTTGTTAACCCATGGCATCGAAACGATCGCCTACAATCGCACCCCGGAAAAACTCGACCCCTTGCGCGCGGCGGGGGCGACGGTGGTCGAGTCCAGCAGGGACGCGCTACAAAGATGTGACTGTGCGGTGTTGATGCTGACGGATGCGCGGGCGATTCGCGAGGTGGTGCTGTCGGGGTCGGCGCGCGATACGGTGAAAGGACGGGCGATCGTCCAGATGGGAACGATCGCCCCGGAGGAAAGCCGTTCTCTGGCGCGGGAGGTGAGCGATCTCGGCGGCGAATATCTCGAAGCCCCGGTCCTCGGTAGCATTCCGGAAGCGAAGGCGGGCAACTTGTTGGTCATGGTCGGCAGTACGGCGCCGCAGTTCGATCGCTGGCGTCCCCTGTTACAACATTTTGGGGAAGACCCCCGTTATATCGGCGAGGTCGGTGCGGCGGCGGCGGTGAAATTGGCGCTCAACCAGTTAATTGCGGCACTGACGGCGGCGTTTTCGCTCAGTTTGGGGTTCGTGCGCCGTCAGGGGGCGGATGTGGATGCTTTTATGGAGATTTTGCGCCAAAGCGCCCTCTACGCGCCGACTTTCGATAAAAAGTTATCGCGGATGAGCGATCGCGATTACGAGAACCCGAATTTTCCGACGAAGCACTTACTCAAAGATACGAAGTTGTTTCTCGGGGAAAGTCAATCCCTGGGTCTCGACGATCGCGCTTTGGACGCGGTCCGCGAAATTTTAGAGGCGGCGATCGCCCGTAATTTAGCCGAAATGGATTATTCTGCTTTATTTGAAGTAGTGGATCCGCCTCGCTAA
- a CDS encoding thioredoxin family protein encodes MALTPSTMLDLGTTAPDFQLPDTISGQMISLKTFSDCKGLLVMFICRHCPFVKHVQEELANLGKDYRDKNIGIVAISANNVGTHPDDAPEKLKEMAQELGFNFPFCYDETQEVAKAYTAACTPDFFLFDGDRALVYRGQLDDSRPGNNIPVSGKDLRAALDAIVAGNPVPSEQKPSIGCNIKWKPGNEPPYFGA; translated from the coding sequence ATGGCTTTAACCCCTTCGACGATGTTAGATCTCGGTACGACTGCACCGGATTTTCAACTTCCCGATACGATCTCGGGTCAGATGATTTCCCTCAAGACTTTCAGCGATTGCAAAGGGTTACTGGTGATGTTTATTTGTCGTCACTGTCCCTTTGTCAAACACGTGCAAGAAGAACTCGCCAATCTCGGTAAAGATTATCGCGATAAAAATATTGGAATTGTGGCGATTAGTGCGAATAATGTTGGCACTCATCCCGACGATGCACCGGAAAAGCTCAAGGAAATGGCCCAGGAATTGGGGTTTAATTTTCCGTTTTGCTATGACGAAACTCAGGAAGTTGCTAAAGCGTATACGGCTGCTTGTACGCCAGACTTCTTTTTATTTGACGGCGATCGCGCGTTGGTTTATCGCGGTCAACTCGACGATTCCCGTCCCGGTAATAATATCCCGGTCAGTGGGAAAGATTTACGGGCGGCCCTCGATGCGATCGTTGCGGGAAATCCGGTTCCTTCGGAGCAGAAACCGAGTATCGGTTGTAATATTAAGTGGAAACCGGGCAACGAACCGCCTTATTTTGGGGCTTAA
- the codA gene encoding cytosine deaminase produces MQYQLILRQGKQLDGDRADIGIVDGKIVTIAAQIDGTGDREIDLDGRLVSPPFVESHIHLDSALTAGQPRPNQSGTLFEGIEIWGDRKTNLTAEDVKNRAISTLKQQATQGILFVRSHVDVSAPDLTALHALLDVRETVKDWITLQIVAFPQDGIYSHPNNEQLIEKALTLGADVVGGIPHYEFTREDGVNSVRRIFELAQKYDRLIDIHCDEIDDDHSRFLEVVAAYAIRTGWHSKVTASHTTAFASYNNAYATKLMGLLGRSRINFIANPLINITLQGRSDTYPKRRGITRVKELWQNGLNVSLGHDCIQDPWYGLGTGNMLDVAYMAVHVCQMTGLAEIDACYDMITAGGAKTLNLKDYGIKVGNDANLIVLDAENRFDALRRRPTVSHVISRGRLIFETRSAATCCYLE; encoded by the coding sequence ATGCAATATCAATTAATTTTACGACAGGGAAAACAACTTGACGGCGATCGCGCGGATATCGGTATTGTTGACGGTAAAATTGTTACGATCGCGGCGCAAATTGACGGGACGGGCGATCGTGAAATCGACCTCGACGGACGCCTCGTCAGCCCGCCCTTTGTCGAGTCCCACATTCATCTCGATTCCGCTTTAACCGCCGGACAACCCCGTCCCAATCAAAGCGGCACCCTTTTTGAAGGGATTGAAATTTGGGGCGATCGCAAAACTAATTTAACCGCCGAAGATGTTAAAAATCGTGCCATTTCCACTCTCAAACAACAAGCCACCCAAGGCATCCTGTTCGTGCGATCGCACGTCGATGTCAGCGCCCCAGACTTAACCGCCTTACACGCCTTACTCGACGTTCGAGAAACCGTCAAAGATTGGATAACTTTACAAATTGTTGCCTTTCCTCAAGATGGCATCTACTCCCATCCAAACAACGAACAATTAATCGAAAAAGCATTAACTTTAGGCGCCGATGTCGTCGGGGGCATTCCCCACTATGAATTCACCCGAGAAGATGGGGTCAACTCCGTTCGTCGCATCTTTGAATTAGCGCAAAAATACGATCGCCTCATCGATATTCACTGCGATGAAATTGACGACGACCACTCCCGTTTTTTAGAAGTCGTCGCCGCTTACGCCATTCGCACCGGATGGCATTCTAAAGTCACTGCCAGTCACACTACGGCGTTCGCTTCTTATAATAATGCCTATGCCACCAAATTAATGGGCTTGTTGGGGCGATCGCGCATCAACTTTATCGCCAATCCCTTAATTAATATTACCCTCCAAGGTCGCAGCGATACCTATCCCAAACGGCGCGGAATTACCCGAGTTAAAGAACTGTGGCAAAATGGCTTAAATGTTTCCCTCGGACACGATTGTATTCAAGATCCGTGGTACGGCTTGGGAACGGGAAATATGCTCGATGTTGCTTATATGGCCGTTCACGTTTGCCAAATGACCGGATTAGCTGAAATTGACGCTTGTTATGACATGATAACCGCAGGGGGTGCCAAAACCCTGAATTTAAAAGATTATGGAATTAAAGTCGGCAACGATGCTAATTTAATTGTTTTAGACGCCGAAAATCGCTTTGATGCCTTGCGCCGTCGCCCTACCGTTTCTCATGTTATCTCCCGGGGACGGCTAATTTTTGAAACGCGATCGGCGGCAACTTGTTGTTATTTAGAATAA
- a CDS encoding pentapeptide repeat-containing protein — translation MNKILGVTTTLLSSLCFAVDAGYAVNPNHLQQLLATNECRYCDLSGADLTGVDLREADLIGTNLRKAILDEADLTDANLTGADLQSASAIAANLFSAKLTNANLTAVNFHQAILVSTDLTGADLTGAILTEVTGLEEVR, via the coding sequence ATGAACAAAATTCTCGGGGTCACTACTACCCTCCTTTCCTCACTTTGCTTCGCCGTCGATGCGGGATACGCCGTCAATCCCAACCACCTGCAACAACTCCTCGCTACCAACGAATGCCGCTACTGCGACTTAAGCGGCGCCGACCTCACCGGGGTCGACCTGCGCGAAGCCGACCTCATCGGCACCAACTTGCGAAAGGCGATCCTCGATGAAGCCGACTTGACCGATGCTAATCTCACGGGCGCCGATCTACAAAGTGCGTCCGCCATCGCCGCCAATTTATTTAGCGCTAAACTCACAAACGCTAATCTCACGGCGGTCAATTTCCATCAAGCGATTTTAGTCAGTACGGATTTAACCGGGGCGGATTTAACCGGGGCGATTCTGACCGAGGTCACCGGATTGGAGGAAGTCCGTTAA
- a CDS encoding tetratricopeptide repeat protein: MSEFEKSAATQGLTPPKSPPESSPRPRGGSPLWSWVTRLLGPFSETDRANRLYEAKNYQGAIAFYDRALAKKRNLPKVWLKRGMALMNLHRYEEAIASYDGAIALRPNDYWAWTLRGRSLFHLQHYQEALASLDQGIEIEGKGYEAWYYRARSLDALQKYADAWDAYDRVVQLKPNLPGGWYYRGLLAIEVQRYAEAIVAFENVVKQQADNAAAWFYQGIALEQLQRYTEAIAAYDEALKLQPDNPAAWFNRGVALDRLGRHTDAVSCFDRVLQQVTNNPVVWFYKGKALRHQWAQAAIACFDKAIELRSQWPEVWMNRGIALSDCGQYEDALTAFDRATTIDPNLPAAWLGRGMALYGLQRYSEAILAYSNALQIEPNLTEAWYHRGMALEKMEQHEEALAAYEKVISVSQDAAFVYRGWVKCSHVLEKLGRYEQSLEAFDRAIELKPNDGEAWMKRGDLLYQLERFIEAIAAYDRAIQIWPKYLECWMKRGKALTRLSQYAAAIAAYDNAIAIKPTHALAWIKRGEVFDKLHRYPEALKSYGVAIEVQPDSTEAIDKRNRLLEKIQESPLDLPEPE; the protein is encoded by the coding sequence ATGTCCGAATTCGAGAAATCAGCAGCAACTCAGGGGTTGACCCCACCGAAGTCGCCTCCCGAGAGTTCGCCGCGACCGAGAGGGGGGTCGCCGCTTTGGTCGTGGGTGACCCGGTTACTCGGACCGTTTTCGGAAACCGATCGCGCCAATCGCCTGTACGAGGCGAAGAATTATCAAGGGGCGATCGCCTTTTACGATCGCGCCCTGGCGAAAAAGCGCAATTTACCGAAAGTTTGGCTCAAACGCGGTATGGCCCTGATGAACTTGCACCGCTACGAAGAGGCGATCGCCTCTTACGACGGGGCGATCGCCTTGCGTCCGAATGACTATTGGGCGTGGACGTTGCGGGGGCGATCGCTGTTTCACTTGCAACATTATCAAGAAGCCCTCGCCTCGTTAGATCAAGGGATCGAGATCGAGGGGAAGGGATATGAAGCGTGGTACTATCGGGCGCGATCGCTCGATGCCTTGCAAAAGTACGCCGACGCCTGGGACGCTTACGATCGCGTGGTGCAACTCAAGCCGAATTTACCGGGAGGTTGGTACTATCGCGGACTGCTGGCGATCGAAGTGCAACGCTACGCCGAGGCGATCGTCGCTTTCGAGAACGTGGTCAAACAACAAGCGGACAACGCCGCCGCCTGGTTTTATCAGGGAATCGCCCTCGAACAGTTGCAACGCTACACTGAGGCGATCGCCGCTTACGACGAAGCCCTCAAGCTGCAACCGGACAACCCCGCCGCCTGGTTCAATCGCGGCGTCGCCCTCGATCGCCTCGGACGCCATACCGATGCGGTGTCCTGCTTCGATCGCGTCTTGCAACAAGTCACCAACAATCCGGTGGTCTGGTTTTATAAAGGGAAAGCCCTGCGTCATCAGTGGGCGCAAGCGGCGATCGCCTGTTTCGACAAGGCGATCGAACTGCGATCGCAATGGCCCGAAGTCTGGATGAATCGCGGGATTGCCCTGTCTGATTGCGGTCAGTACGAAGACGCCCTGACCGCCTTCGATCGCGCCACGACGATCGACCCGAACTTACCCGCCGCCTGGTTGGGACGGGGGATGGCGCTTTACGGATTGCAGCGTTACAGCGAGGCAATTCTCGCTTACAGCAATGCGTTGCAAATCGAGCCGAATTTGACTGAAGCCTGGTATCACCGGGGGATGGCGTTGGAGAAGATGGAGCAGCATGAGGAGGCCCTCGCTGCTTACGAGAAGGTCATCTCCGTGAGTCAGGATGCTGCGTTTGTCTATCGCGGTTGGGTGAAATGTAGCCACGTGTTGGAGAAGTTGGGGCGCTACGAACAGTCCCTCGAAGCCTTCGATCGCGCGATCGAACTCAAACCCAACGACGGGGAAGCGTGGATGAAACGGGGGGATTTGCTCTATCAGTTGGAGCGATTTATCGAGGCGATCGCCGCTTACGACCGGGCGATTCAAATTTGGCCGAAATATCTCGAATGCTGGATGAAACGGGGGAAAGCGCTGACCCGCTTATCTCAGTATGCCGCCGCGATCGCCGCTTACGATAACGCGATCGCGATTAAGCCGACCCATGCTTTAGCCTGGATCAAACGGGGCGAAGTGTTCGATAAACTGCACCGCTATCCCGAAGCGTTGAAATCGTACGGCGTGGCGATCGAAGTTCAACCCGACTCCACCGAGGCGATCGACAAACGCAATCGCCTCCTCGAAAAAATCCAAGAATCCCCCCTCGATTTACCCGAACCCGAGTGA
- a CDS encoding DUF4278 domain-containing protein, translated as MQLTYRGITYEYTPPTVEETEGTLSGRYRGLDWQFCNVQKQPVQQTNVELKYRGVSYNPAETVAVNAPEEKARYRMMKRDRRVQKRQRSMLSRLAGEVGLGLAF; from the coding sequence ATGCAATTAACTTATCGCGGAATCACCTACGAATACACTCCCCCCACCGTTGAAGAAACTGAAGGGACTCTGAGTGGTCGTTATCGTGGTTTAGATTGGCAGTTCTGCAACGTTCAAAAGCAACCCGTGCAACAAACGAATGTGGAACTGAAATATCGCGGAGTTAGCTACAACCCGGCTGAAACGGTAGCGGTCAATGCGCCGGAAGAAAAAGCGCGCTACCGGATGATGAAACGCGATCGCCGCGTCCAAAAACGCCAACGTTCGATGTTGAGCCGCTTGGCGGGCGAAGTCGGTCTCGGATTGGCGTTCTAA
- the smpB gene encoding SsrA-binding protein SmpB, whose product MAKTSEGIKIVSDNRQVRHQYEILDTYEAGIELKGTEVKSIRQGKVNLRDGYALIRNGEVWLHNVHISPYQTASEFFNHEPRRTRKLLLHGYEIRKLIGKVEQKGLTLVPTRMYLKRGLVKVGLALAKGKQLHDKRETLKKRQQNREIERVLKSY is encoded by the coding sequence ATGGCAAAAACCAGCGAAGGCATTAAAATCGTTAGCGACAATCGGCAAGTTCGCCACCAATACGAAATTCTCGACACCTACGAAGCGGGAATCGAGTTAAAAGGAACCGAAGTTAAATCGATCCGCCAAGGGAAAGTCAACCTGCGCGACGGTTATGCATTAATCCGCAATGGCGAAGTGTGGTTGCACAACGTCCACATTTCTCCCTATCAAACCGCGAGTGAATTTTTCAACCACGAACCGCGTCGGACGCGCAAATTGTTATTACACGGGTATGAAATTCGCAAATTAATCGGTAAAGTCGAACAAAAAGGATTGACCTTAGTTCCGACACGGATGTATCTCAAGCGCGGTTTGGTTAAAGTCGGTTTAGCTTTGGCGAAAGGGAAACAACTGCACGACAAACGCGAAACCCTCAAGAAACGCCAGCAAAACCGAGAAATCGAACGAGTGTTGAAGTCGTATTAA
- the rpsU gene encoding 30S ribosomal protein S21, with protein sequence MTQVVVGKDEAIESALRRFKRQVSREGLFADMKRRRFYETPLEKRKRKEVARRRKSRRYR encoded by the coding sequence ATGACACAAGTCGTAGTCGGAAAAGACGAAGCGATCGAATCCGCCTTACGCCGCTTTAAACGCCAAGTTTCGCGAGAAGGTCTGTTTGCGGATATGAAACGTCGGCGATTTTACGAAACTCCCTTGGAAAAACGCAAGCGGAAAGAAGTGGCGCGTCGCCGCAAGAGTCGCCGCTATCGTTAA
- a CDS encoding acyltransferase family protein, with protein sequence MAKRFYIQKLDAIRGAACLYILLHNFVYGLYGKELVSGNLRLLFSAGQEVVIIFFILSGFVVRLSLERHPKTLFKTFFVRRFRRIYFPLAITFLVSLAIAALRGKAIEEFSWYDLAGNLLLLQDFGSVKPGTWFYPFLGNLPLWFLSYEWWFYLMFYPTYKWLPKNNKRIYLIAAFSILFFGIYVAIPNQIALILSYFILWWVGVECAEVFLRDRTFTYRNLQPIFIGLGLAVVATSLPLFWIEELKPGYYPFLMFRHFFSALLGLGVGLVWYRYRLVGFDLLLGKFAAIAPISYSLYLLSYPILVQWGLNSFSPKTWFMYVINAIVLFALAYLTEIKWQPRVNRCIK encoded by the coding sequence ATGGCCAAGAGATTCTATATCCAGAAATTAGATGCTATTCGGGGGGCGGCTTGTCTATATATTTTACTCCATAATTTCGTTTACGGCCTCTACGGAAAAGAATTAGTTTCGGGGAATCTCAGACTCTTATTTTCTGCGGGTCAAGAAGTTGTCATCATTTTTTTTATTCTCAGTGGTTTTGTCGTGAGGCTATCCTTAGAACGCCATCCGAAAACATTATTTAAAACTTTTTTTGTCCGGCGATTCCGTCGGATCTATTTTCCTTTAGCAATAACCTTTTTGGTCTCCCTGGCGATCGCCGCCCTTCGAGGGAAAGCGATCGAGGAGTTTTCTTGGTACGATTTAGCCGGAAACTTATTACTCTTGCAGGACTTCGGCAGCGTCAAGCCCGGAACGTGGTTTTATCCATTTTTAGGGAATTTGCCCTTGTGGTTTCTGTCTTATGAATGGTGGTTTTATTTAATGTTTTATCCCACTTACAAATGGTTGCCTAAAAATAACAAAAGAATTTATTTAATTGCCGCATTTTCAATTCTTTTCTTTGGGATTTATGTAGCCATTCCCAATCAAATTGCTCTAATTTTATCTTATTTTATTTTATGGTGGGTTGGCGTCGAATGTGCGGAAGTGTTTTTGCGCGATCGCACCTTCACGTACAGAAACTTGCAACCAATTTTTATCGGTCTCGGTCTGGCGGTGGTGGCGACCAGCTTACCGTTATTCTGGATTGAAGAACTCAAACCAGGTTACTATCCTTTTTTAATGTTTCGTCATTTCTTTTCCGCTTTGCTGGGACTGGGTGTGGGGCTAGTTTGGTATCGTTACCGCTTAGTTGGCTTTGATTTATTACTAGGTAAATTTGCGGCGATCGCGCCGATTTCATACAGTCTGTACCTCTTAAGTTATCCCATTTTGGTACAGTGGGGATTGAATTCATTTTCCCCCAAAACTTGGTTCATGTATGTCATCAACGCGATCGTTTTGTTTGCGTTAGCTTACCTGACAGAAATCAAATGGCAACCTCGGGTGAATCGCTGCATTAAATAA
- a CDS encoding sensor histidine kinase has product MNFNRPLSPPSLPQVQRKPLIGLLLLTLLAYFGNIYKLPLFFGVDFLFGSIAVLIIARLYGCFSATLAAFLTASPTFFAWGHPYAMLIFTAEALFVSWFLRDRKGNMVLLDAVYWSCIGIPLIWITYGGIMQVETASTFLIVFKQAVNGIFNALIASAIVFHTPLYEWVDRLKISKTISFYHTLFNLLISFVFFPLFLLTVLDGQETFKQVQLDIQTNLSMISSDLAAELRLWHEKHVNTLDDLSQIATEWEFDSSFDFDRSLALTSQILPDLERLYFLDRQQLEIARKNRAIGAIQSVQVIPDICDGTQPKIHDRTVNNREFPLISFCIPVRENNKKLGYAIAEVNLSSLENIVRSHSYPFPLRMTVVDANNKVLISSTGDRQVFSTLDLRKEGNLELLEQNSYLWKPSDPGMPLMQRWNNSFYVLELEISSNLSWKLILETSAAPYIESVHRRYIKTLGILFGISVLAIAFAVPVTRSLVKPLSQLAVVTTNLPEKLNENRTVYWPSSEVTEINSLIENFKLMKATLEQKFTELQKAKEKLEHRVKERTEELSRANKELISEIAERKQAAFALQKSEEKYRLQAAEMEQTLRELRKTQAQLIQTEKMSSLGQLVAGIAHEINNPINFIYANLVHAETYLDELLELLELYRQCYPNVEPEINEFLEEIDLDYSIADFPKMLKSMKNGADRIRDIVISLRTFSRLDEAEMKPIDIHSGIDSALTILEGRIKQKLGLNGVDLIEDYGKLPLIECYASQLNQVFLHILSNAIDAIEQRLVLAKSAHGNHQFSSKSDDRGKIKIRTRLLEGDRVGIYISDNGIGMKEATKERLFDPFFTTKPVGKGTGLGLSIAYQIIVEQHGGDLFCHSTWGEGTEFAISIPLHQKSTQLTTKI; this is encoded by the coding sequence ATGAATTTTAATCGTCCCTTGTCTCCGCCTTCCCTCCCGCAAGTGCAACGTAAACCATTAATTGGATTACTGTTGCTGACCTTGCTCGCCTATTTTGGCAATATTTATAAACTTCCCCTATTTTTCGGCGTCGATTTTTTATTCGGAAGCATTGCCGTTTTAATTATTGCCCGGTTGTACGGGTGTTTTTCCGCAACCCTAGCCGCTTTTTTGACCGCCAGCCCGACATTTTTCGCGTGGGGTCATCCCTACGCCATGCTCATTTTTACCGCAGAAGCCCTATTTGTGAGTTGGTTTTTGCGCGATCGCAAGGGCAATATGGTTCTTTTAGATGCAGTTTACTGGTCGTGCATTGGCATACCGCTTATTTGGATTACTTACGGCGGTATCATGCAAGTCGAAACCGCTTCTACTTTTTTAATTGTTTTCAAACAAGCCGTTAACGGAATTTTCAATGCTTTAATTGCCAGCGCGATCGTCTTTCATACTCCCCTTTACGAATGGGTCGATCGCCTCAAAATTAGTAAAACAATTTCCTTTTACCACACTTTATTTAATTTATTGATTTCCTTCGTTTTCTTTCCCCTATTCTTGCTGACCGTTCTCGACGGACAAGAAACCTTTAAACAAGTCCAACTCGATATTCAAACCAATTTATCGATGATTTCCTCGGATCTTGCTGCCGAGTTGCGCTTATGGCATGAAAAGCATGTGAATACCCTTGACGATTTAAGCCAGATCGCGACGGAATGGGAGTTCGATTCTTCCTTTGATTTCGATCGCAGTTTGGCGCTCACCAGTCAAATTTTACCCGATCTCGAACGGCTTTATTTTCTCGATCGCCAACAACTAGAAATCGCTCGTAAAAATCGCGCGATCGGTGCCATTCAATCCGTGCAAGTTATCCCAGACATTTGCGATGGTACCCAACCCAAAATTCACGATCGCACGGTCAACAATCGCGAATTTCCTCTGATTTCTTTTTGCATTCCCGTTCGCGAAAATAACAAGAAACTCGGTTATGCCATTGCCGAAGTTAATTTAAGCTCTCTAGAAAACATTGTCAGATCTCATTCTTATCCGTTTCCCTTAAGAATGACGGTGGTGGATGCTAACAATAAAGTGTTGATTAGCAGTACGGGCGATCGCCAAGTTTTTTCGACCCTAGACTTACGAAAAGAGGGCAACCTAGAACTGTTAGAACAAAACAGTTATCTGTGGAAACCGTCCGATCCGGGAATGCCACTCATGCAGCGTTGGAATAACTCTTTTTACGTTCTCGAATTAGAAATTTCGAGCAATTTGTCGTGGAAACTGATCTTAGAAACATCAGCCGCCCCTTATATTGAAAGTGTCCATCGCCGCTATATTAAAACCCTAGGGATTTTATTTGGAATTTCCGTATTGGCGATCGCTTTTGCCGTTCCGGTAACTCGTTCTTTAGTCAAACCTCTTTCTCAGTTGGCGGTCGTGACGACTAATTTACCGGAAAAACTCAACGAAAATCGTACCGTCTATTGGCCTTCGAGTGAAGTCACTGAAATTAATTCATTAATTGAAAATTTTAAATTAATGAAAGCGACATTAGAACAAAAATTCACCGAACTGCAAAAAGCTAAAGAGAAATTAGAACATCGCGTCAAAGAGCGCACGGAAGAACTATCGCGGGCGAATAAAGAGCTCATTTCTGAAATTGCCGAACGCAAACAAGCGGCATTTGCTTTGCAAAAGTCCGAAGAAAAATATCGGCTGCAAGCCGCAGAAATGGAACAAACTTTGCGTGAGTTACGCAAAACCCAAGCGCAACTGATTCAAACCGAGAAAATGTCGAGTTTGGGTCAGCTCGTCGCTGGCATCGCTCACGAAATCAATAACCCGATTAACTTTATTTACGCCAACTTAGTTCATGCAGAAACTTATCTCGATGAATTATTAGAGTTGTTAGAACTGTATCGGCAATGTTATCCCAATGTGGAACCGGAAATTAATGAGTTTTTGGAAGAAATCGATTTAGATTACTCGATCGCCGATTTTCCCAAAATGCTAAAATCGATGAAAAATGGCGCCGATCGCATTCGCGATATCGTTATCTCCCTGCGGACGTTTTCGCGTTTGGACGAAGCGGAAATGAAACCGATCGACATTCATTCGGGAATCGACAGTGCGCTGACAATTTTAGAAGGTCGCATCAAACAAAAATTAGGATTAAATGGGGTAGACCTGATCGAAGATTACGGAAAATTACCGTTAATCGAATGCTACGCCAGTCAACTCAATCAAGTCTTTCTGCACATTCTTTCCAACGCGATCGACGCGATCGAACAGCGCCTAGTTTTGGCAAAATCCGCCCACGGCAATCATCAATTTTCGAGTAAGTCAGACGATCGCGGTAAAATTAAAATTCGGACGCGCTTGTTAGAGGGCGATCGCGTGGGTATTTATATTTCTGACAACGGTATCGGTATGAAAGAAGCGACAAAAGAGCGCTTGTTCGATCCGTTTTTTACGACGAAACCCGTCGGGAAAGGGACTGGATTGGGTTTGTCGATCGCCTATCAAATTATCGTCGAACAACATGGCGGCGATTTATTCTGTCATTCCACCTGGGGTGAAGGAACGGAATTTGCAATCTCGATTCCTTTACACCAAAAATCAACTCAATTAACGACTAAAATATAA